The Propionibacterium freudenreichii subsp. freudenreichii genome contains a region encoding:
- a CDS encoding diacylglycerol/lipid kinase family protein has product MTSVFGEARSDEGLHGPADPARVTLLVSPSAGHGMAHIMAPGIALQLRRRLPHTWVDVEVSTSAHQARQFAAGVVAHAARASAGQRPDVLATLGGDGTASIGINACAGSGIPLAVFPAGTGDDFRRGVGSPARPARVIDAIVDGFTKRIDLMRATSSADPDRPPYWVGSVVSTGYDARVNRRVNRSVVNLGKLSYAAAVFQEAMHFKPLHYVLGIDHGVRRDVEALLVAVGNCGYFGGGINVCPAADPTDGELDVTIVHPVGVGTLMREFPNLYNGTFVRLEQVETLRCTSIHVDGDGLFALADGEEIGDVPIDLDVVPASLDVFVNRPLPHMTTPE; this is encoded by the coding sequence ATGACTTCCGTATTCGGCGAAGCCAGGTCCGATGAGGGGCTCCACGGCCCCGCCGACCCTGCCCGGGTCACACTGCTCGTGAGCCCCTCGGCCGGCCACGGCATGGCCCACATCATGGCGCCCGGCATTGCACTGCAACTTCGTCGCAGGTTGCCCCACACATGGGTCGACGTCGAGGTTTCCACCAGTGCGCACCAGGCACGCCAGTTCGCGGCCGGGGTTGTCGCGCATGCCGCCCGGGCCAGCGCCGGGCAGCGCCCCGATGTGCTGGCGACCCTGGGCGGCGATGGCACCGCCTCCATCGGCATCAACGCCTGTGCCGGCTCCGGCATCCCGTTGGCCGTGTTCCCCGCCGGTACCGGTGACGATTTCCGGCGCGGCGTCGGTTCCCCCGCCCGGCCGGCGCGGGTGATTGATGCGATCGTGGACGGCTTCACGAAACGGATCGACCTCATGCGCGCCACGTCGTCGGCCGATCCGGACCGGCCGCCCTACTGGGTGGGCTCGGTGGTGTCCACCGGCTACGACGCCAGGGTCAATCGTCGGGTCAACCGCTCGGTGGTCAACCTGGGCAAGCTGAGTTACGCCGCGGCGGTGTTCCAGGAGGCGATGCACTTCAAGCCGCTCCATTACGTGTTGGGCATCGACCACGGTGTCCGACGGGACGTGGAGGCCCTGTTGGTCGCGGTCGGCAATTGCGGCTACTTCGGGGGTGGGATCAATGTGTGTCCGGCCGCCGACCCCACCGATGGGGAGTTGGACGTGACCATCGTGCATCCGGTGGGCGTGGGCACCCTCATGCGCGAATTCCCGAACCTGTACAACGGCACCTTCGTGCGCCTCGAACAGGTGGAGACCCTGCGTTGCACCTCCATCCACGTTGATGGTGACGGGTTGTTCGCGCTGGCCGATGGCGAGGAGATCGGCGATGTGCCGATTGACCTGGACGTGGTGCCCGCCAGCCTCGACGTCTTCGTCAACCGGCCCCTGCCGCACATGACCACGCCCGAGTAG
- the ilvN gene encoding acetolactate synthase small subunit — translation MSRHTLSVLVSNHSGVLARVAGLISRRGFNIESLAVGTTEHPDVSRMTIVMDMADERVAEQVVKQLNKLIEVYKIVELGDDAVNHEMLMVKVRCTDHNRPAIIDLANLFRAHVVDVSPESVTVEVTGGQSKIAALTTMLTPYGIIELVQSGQVALDRGSKSINEKKRPALAKHSS, via the coding sequence GTGAGCAGACACACACTGAGCGTGCTGGTGAGCAACCATTCCGGGGTGCTGGCCAGGGTGGCCGGCCTGATTTCGCGTCGTGGATTCAATATCGAGTCACTCGCCGTGGGAACCACCGAGCATCCCGACGTGTCCAGGATGACCATCGTCATGGACATGGCCGATGAGCGGGTGGCCGAGCAGGTGGTCAAGCAGCTCAACAAGCTCATCGAGGTCTACAAGATCGTGGAACTCGGCGATGATGCCGTCAACCATGAGATGTTGATGGTGAAGGTGCGCTGCACCGATCACAACCGCCCCGCCATCATCGATCTCGCTAATTTGTTCCGTGCCCACGTCGTTGATGTGAGTCCGGAGTCGGTGACCGTGGAGGTTACCGGGGGGCAGTCGAAGATCGCTGCCCTCACCACGATGCTCACCCCCTACGGGATCATCGAGCTGGTGCAATCCGGCCAGGTGGCCTTGGACCGTGGTTCCAAGAGCATCAATGAGAAGAAGCGTCCGGCGCTGGCCAAGCATTCATCCTGA
- a CDS encoding putative quinol monooxygenase: MIAITVKWDVKPEYADKFMDLVDEFTRACRAEPGCLWFEWSRSVDDPNQYILLEAYKDGAAGKVHVESDHFKKAMATQGQYAATRPSVISLETDQDGWAPLAEINMPGQ; this comes from the coding sequence ATGATCGCAATTACCGTGAAATGGGATGTCAAGCCCGAGTACGCCGACAAGTTCATGGACTTGGTCGATGAGTTCACCCGGGCATGTCGCGCCGAGCCGGGCTGCCTGTGGTTCGAGTGGTCACGTTCGGTTGACGACCCCAACCAGTACATCCTGCTCGAGGCCTACAAGGATGGTGCAGCCGGCAAGGTGCACGTGGAGTCCGACCACTTCAAGAAGGCCATGGCGACGCAGGGCCAGTACGCGGCCACCCGTCCCAGCGTCATCAGCCTTGAGACCGATCAGGATGGCTGGGCACCGCTGGCAGAGATCAACATGCCGGGGCAGTAG
- a CDS encoding aldo/keto reductase family protein → MEFRYLGNSGLKISEITYGNWLTHGDQIDDKVAIDCVHAALDAGITTFDTADVYANGKAETVLGEALAGTRRQSLEIFTKVYWPTGPKGPNDVGLSRKHIMESIDASLGRLRTDYVDLYQAHRFDYETPLEETMLAFADVVRAGKALYIGVSEWTAEQIEAGSRLARELHIPLVSNQPHYNMLWRVIEPRVVPVSRTLGLSQIVWSPMEQGLLTGKYLPGKPVPPNSRAASKVGAGLDNLIEHDQKTVERVQGLRPIADELGITMAQLAIAWVLQNDNVAAALVGASRPEQVTSNVGASGVKIPPELMSRIDEVLGDSVQRDPELTVTTNPRTRPGSN, encoded by the coding sequence ATGGAATTTCGTTATCTGGGAAACTCCGGGCTGAAAATCAGCGAGATCACCTACGGCAACTGGCTCACCCACGGCGACCAAATCGACGACAAGGTGGCCATCGACTGCGTGCATGCCGCGCTCGACGCCGGAATCACCACTTTCGATACCGCCGACGTCTATGCCAATGGCAAGGCCGAGACCGTCCTGGGTGAGGCCTTGGCGGGGACCAGGCGTCAGTCCCTGGAGATCTTCACCAAGGTCTACTGGCCCACCGGACCCAAGGGACCCAACGATGTCGGCCTGTCGCGCAAGCACATCATGGAGTCGATCGATGCCTCACTGGGGCGCCTTCGCACCGACTACGTGGACCTGTACCAGGCGCACCGCTTTGACTATGAGACCCCGCTCGAGGAGACGATGTTGGCCTTCGCCGACGTGGTGCGGGCCGGCAAGGCGCTCTACATCGGGGTGAGTGAGTGGACCGCTGAGCAGATTGAGGCCGGTTCGCGCCTGGCCCGGGAGCTGCACATCCCCCTGGTGAGCAACCAGCCGCACTACAACATGTTGTGGCGAGTGATTGAGCCGCGCGTCGTGCCGGTGTCCCGCACCCTGGGCCTGTCCCAGATCGTGTGGTCGCCGATGGAGCAGGGCCTGCTCACGGGCAAGTACCTGCCCGGCAAGCCGGTTCCCCCCAACAGTCGCGCGGCATCAAAGGTCGGTGCCGGGTTGGACAACCTCATCGAGCACGACCAGAAGACGGTCGAGCGCGTTCAGGGGCTGCGTCCGATCGCCGATGAACTCGGCATCACGATGGCCCAGCTGGCCATCGCCTGGGTGCTGCAGAACGACAATGTCGCGGCTGCGCTGGTGGGCGCATCGCGTCCCGAGCAGGTGACGAGCAATGTCGGGGCGAGCGGCGTGAAGATTCCGCCAGAGCTCATGTCGCGCATCGATGAGGTGCTGGGCGACTCGGTCCAGCGCGACCCCGAGCTGACCGTCACGACGAACCCACGCACTCGCCCCGGGTCCAACTGA
- the hisF gene encoding imidazole glycerol phosphate synthase subunit HisF, whose translation MSVAIRVIPCLDVKDGRVVKGVNFTHLRDAGDPVELAAAYGVQGADELTFLDISASTEGRETTRDMVTRCAETVFIPLTVGGGVRQPDDVDALLRCGADKVGINTGAIARPESINEITTRFGNQVLVLSLDARREVGMPSGYGVTTHGGTRSAGMDALEWVREAVERGCGEVLLNSMDADGTEDGFDLQMTEAVRNVIDVPLIASGGAGRAEHFVEAVRAGADAVLAASVFHYGQLTVNQVKQALDQAGFPVRL comes from the coding sequence ATGAGCGTCGCGATCCGAGTCATCCCATGCCTCGACGTCAAGGACGGCCGGGTGGTCAAGGGCGTGAACTTCACCCACCTGCGCGATGCCGGCGACCCGGTCGAGCTGGCCGCGGCATATGGGGTGCAGGGCGCCGACGAACTCACTTTCCTCGACATCTCGGCCAGCACCGAGGGACGCGAGACCACCCGCGACATGGTGACCCGCTGCGCGGAGACCGTCTTCATCCCACTGACGGTTGGTGGGGGAGTGCGCCAGCCTGACGACGTCGACGCGCTCCTGCGCTGCGGCGCTGACAAGGTCGGGATCAATACCGGCGCGATCGCCAGGCCTGAATCGATCAACGAGATCACCACGCGCTTCGGCAACCAGGTGCTCGTCCTCAGCCTCGATGCCCGCCGTGAGGTCGGTATGCCGTCCGGCTACGGCGTCACCACGCACGGGGGCACCCGATCGGCGGGAATGGATGCCCTGGAGTGGGTGCGCGAAGCCGTCGAACGGGGCTGCGGTGAGGTCCTCCTGAATTCCATGGACGCCGACGGCACCGAGGACGGATTCGACCTCCAAATGACCGAAGCGGTGCGCAATGTGATTGACGTTCCGCTGATCGCCTCGGGTGGGGCGGGTCGGGCCGAACACTTCGTGGAAGCGGTACGTGCTGGCGCCGATGCCGTGCTCGCCGCCAGCGTCTTCCACTATGGGCAGCTCACGGTGAACCAGGTGAAGCAGGCACTGGACCAGGCCGGTTTCCCGGTTCGGCTCTGA
- a CDS encoding DEAD/DEAH box helicase, whose amino-acid sequence MNTADAESTAKATPSENLRDFAGHYDFSFDSFQVQACGSIDAGHGVLVAAPTGSGKTVIGEYACFLAVREHSRCFYTTPIKALSNQKYHDLVAAHGADNVGLLTGDVTINGDAPIVVMTTEVLRNMLYAVSPDLETLSYVVLDEVHYLSDRFRGAVWEEVILGLAESVQVVALSATVSNAEEFGDWLDTVRGNVDIVVWEKRPVPLYQHVMADHEIYDLFGSDGRSVNPKLTALARQESRTTRDDSRRPRGRNGRGKRRVTYGSGQFGGASSSRVGDRRHQSHGLTPSRAMVVTALQKAGLVPAIYFVFSRQGCDAAVRQLLRSGVRLTDRTERAQLRELAQREGASLSETDRAALGWNDFVEALSRGIAAHHAGLLPVFKAIVEEGFTRGWLKVVFATETLALGINMPARTVVLERLVKYNGETHADITPGEYTQLTGRAGRRGIDTEGHAVVLWQTGMDPRAVAGLASKRTYPLRSSFAPNYNMAVNLVRSAGRDRARSLLEQSFAQFQADRKVVAAARQGVAVAGQIADAWQQAHCSRGDFASYARLRDEVRELEREQARLRKQDQRAAVLDGLSRLEPGDVIHLDAGKRSGWLVVIEPARPGKPEPHPLVMGEDHQIVRIAPEQFKSAPVTAAKVRVPKRFDRHSAAARKALSRALDARIEGLSVEAGRSRAPLDAELSHQISELRARLRAHPCHDCPHREDHARAAERALRLERENNVTQRRAADRRNSIAAQFDRICAVLDALGYLDPSHPDEVTPAGTMLTRIYSELDLVVAQAIREKVFAELNGPQLAAVLSTMVYEARATDTGGHRMPDDTSARAERALRSVWREVGLVERDHRVERQRDLDIGFADAAAQWASGASLADILGEFGLTAGDFVRWTRQVVDLASQISAAPGLAELGSPGLARTCRAVIGLLRRDIVDFETAEPE is encoded by the coding sequence GTGAATACTGCCGATGCGGAGTCGACCGCCAAAGCGACACCGAGCGAGAATCTGCGTGACTTCGCCGGCCACTACGACTTTTCCTTTGACTCCTTCCAGGTGCAGGCGTGCGGGAGCATTGATGCGGGCCACGGCGTGTTGGTGGCCGCTCCGACCGGTTCGGGCAAGACCGTGATCGGGGAATATGCATGCTTCCTGGCGGTGCGCGAGCACAGCCGGTGCTTCTACACCACGCCCATCAAGGCGCTGAGCAACCAGAAGTACCACGACCTCGTGGCGGCCCACGGCGCCGACAATGTGGGGCTGCTGACCGGCGATGTCACGATCAATGGTGACGCACCCATCGTGGTGATGACCACCGAGGTACTGCGCAACATGCTGTACGCAGTGTCTCCCGATCTGGAGACGCTGAGCTATGTGGTGCTCGACGAGGTGCACTATCTGTCGGACCGCTTCCGGGGCGCCGTCTGGGAGGAAGTGATCCTCGGCCTGGCCGAATCGGTGCAGGTCGTGGCGCTGTCGGCCACCGTCAGCAATGCCGAGGAGTTCGGCGACTGGCTCGACACCGTCCGCGGGAATGTCGACATCGTGGTCTGGGAGAAGCGGCCGGTGCCGCTCTACCAGCACGTGATGGCCGACCATGAGATCTACGACCTGTTCGGCAGCGACGGGCGCTCGGTGAATCCCAAGCTCACGGCGCTGGCGCGCCAGGAATCGCGCACCACACGCGATGACTCGCGCCGCCCCAGGGGGCGCAATGGCCGTGGCAAGCGACGCGTCACCTACGGGTCCGGCCAGTTCGGCGGAGCCTCGAGTTCACGGGTGGGAGACCGCCGCCACCAGTCCCACGGGCTGACCCCGAGTCGGGCCATGGTGGTGACCGCACTGCAGAAGGCGGGCCTGGTCCCCGCCATCTACTTCGTCTTCTCCCGCCAGGGCTGCGATGCCGCGGTGCGCCAGTTGTTGCGTTCCGGGGTGCGCCTGACCGACCGCACCGAGCGCGCACAGCTCCGCGAACTCGCCCAGCGTGAGGGCGCCAGCCTGTCGGAGACGGATCGGGCCGCCCTGGGCTGGAATGACTTCGTCGAGGCGCTGTCACGGGGCATCGCGGCCCATCATGCCGGCCTGCTGCCCGTGTTCAAGGCGATCGTCGAAGAGGGATTCACCCGCGGCTGGCTCAAGGTGGTCTTCGCCACGGAGACGCTCGCGCTCGGTATCAACATGCCGGCCCGCACCGTGGTGCTGGAACGGTTGGTGAAGTACAACGGGGAGACCCATGCCGACATCACGCCGGGCGAATACACCCAGCTGACCGGGCGCGCAGGGCGGCGCGGCATCGACACCGAGGGACATGCGGTGGTGCTGTGGCAAACCGGCATGGACCCCAGGGCGGTCGCGGGGCTGGCCTCCAAGCGCACCTATCCGTTGCGTTCGAGCTTCGCACCCAACTACAACATGGCCGTCAACCTGGTGCGCAGTGCCGGCCGTGATCGGGCTCGATCACTGCTGGAGCAGAGCTTTGCCCAGTTCCAGGCGGACCGCAAGGTGGTGGCGGCCGCGCGGCAAGGGGTGGCCGTGGCCGGTCAGATCGCCGACGCCTGGCAGCAGGCACACTGTTCCCGGGGAGATTTCGCCAGCTACGCACGGCTGCGCGATGAGGTGCGCGAGCTGGAACGCGAGCAGGCGCGCCTGCGCAAGCAGGACCAGCGCGCTGCAGTGCTGGATGGCCTGAGTCGGCTGGAACCCGGGGATGTGATCCACCTGGACGCCGGCAAGCGCTCCGGCTGGCTCGTGGTCATCGAGCCCGCCCGGCCCGGGAAGCCCGAACCGCATCCGTTGGTGATGGGTGAGGACCACCAGATCGTGCGCATCGCTCCCGAACAATTCAAGTCGGCCCCGGTGACGGCCGCCAAGGTGCGGGTCCCCAAGCGTTTCGACCGGCACTCCGCGGCGGCGCGCAAGGCGCTCTCGCGAGCACTGGACGCCCGCATCGAGGGGCTGTCCGTCGAGGCCGGCCGCTCCCGGGCGCCCCTTGATGCCGAGCTCAGCCACCAGATCTCCGAATTGCGCGCCCGGCTGCGGGCGCATCCCTGCCATGACTGCCCCCACCGCGAGGACCATGCCCGCGCCGCGGAGCGGGCGCTGCGCCTGGAACGCGAGAACAACGTCACCCAGCGCCGTGCAGCAGATCGACGCAATTCCATTGCGGCCCAGTTCGACCGGATCTGTGCCGTGCTGGACGCCCTGGGCTATCTCGACCCAAGTCACCCCGACGAGGTGACCCCGGCGGGGACAATGCTCACGCGCATCTACAGTGAGCTCGACCTCGTGGTCGCCCAGGCGATCAGGGAGAAGGTCTTTGCCGAGCTCAACGGACCGCAGCTGGCGGCCGTCCTGTCCACCATGGTCTACGAGGCTCGCGCCACCGACACCGGCGGACACCGCATGCCCGACGACACCAGCGCCCGTGCCGAACGAGCCCTCCGCTCGGTGTGGCGCGAGGTCGGACTGGTCGAGCGCGACCATCGCGTGGAACGTCAGCGCGATCTTGATATCGGCTTTGCCGACGCGGCGGCACAATGGGCCTCAGGGGCTTCATTGGCCGACATCCTCGGTGAGTTCGGGCTGACGGCGGGCGACTTCGTCCGGTGGACCAGGCAGGTGGTCGATCTGGCGAGCCAGATCAGTGCTGCCCCAGGATTGGCGGAGCTCGGTTCACCGGGCCTCGCCAGGACCTGCCGGGCGGTCATCGGCCTGCTGCGCCGCGACATCGTCGACTTCGAGACCGCCGAGCCCGAATAG
- a CDS encoding acetolactate synthase large subunit, whose protein sequence is MADQERTSQQGSGMMTGAQILLESLQKVGVDTVFGLPGGAVLPLYDPLFDSPIRHVLVRHEQAGGHAAEGYALATGKVGVCIATSGPGATNLVTPIGDAYLDSVPMVAITGQVNSAFIGTDAFQEADIRGITTPITKHNFLITKAADIPAAIKTAFHIASTGRPGPVLVDVSKDAMTALAKFVWPDKIVLPGYKPTTNPHARQLAQAAKVIAKAERPLLLVGGGVVRARAAHELAEFVKVTGIPVTTTLPARGVFPEESDLNLGMPGMHGTVAAVGAIQRADVLIAIGTRFDDRVTGLVSSFAPHATVIHADIDPAEIGKNVPAAVPIVGDARKVLAELTSHLKETKQVDRSTWTDYVTGLEHRYPVGWEEPTTGKLSPQHVIKRIGEHFGDDTIFVTGVGQHQMWAAHFLPFEKPGKWLSSGGAGTMGYCVPAAMGAKVGRPDKVVVGIDGDGSFQMTNQELTTCAVNHIPIKIAIINNNTLGMVRQWQSLFYEHRYSNTDLHSDQLPNFPMLAEAMGAVGLRATTPDEVTEVLKKASEVNDRPVVMEFVCEKDAMVWPMVAAGVSNDEIKIARDMAPEWDEEEL, encoded by the coding sequence ATGGCGGACCAGGAGCGAACCTCGCAACAGGGTTCAGGCATGATGACTGGTGCCCAGATTCTGCTCGAGTCGCTGCAGAAGGTGGGTGTTGACACGGTATTCGGGCTTCCCGGAGGAGCCGTGCTGCCGCTCTATGATCCGCTCTTCGATTCCCCCATTCGCCATGTCCTAGTACGTCACGAGCAGGCCGGCGGCCACGCCGCCGAGGGCTATGCGCTGGCCACCGGAAAGGTGGGCGTGTGCATCGCCACCTCGGGACCGGGCGCGACCAACCTGGTGACCCCCATCGGGGATGCCTACTTGGACTCCGTGCCGATGGTGGCTATCACCGGCCAGGTCAATTCTGCCTTCATCGGCACTGATGCCTTCCAGGAAGCTGACATCCGCGGCATCACGACGCCGATCACCAAGCACAACTTCCTCATCACCAAGGCGGCCGACATTCCCGCGGCGATCAAGACCGCCTTCCACATCGCGTCCACCGGACGGCCGGGTCCGGTCCTGGTGGACGTCTCGAAGGACGCCATGACGGCATTGGCGAAGTTCGTGTGGCCCGACAAGATTGTGCTGCCCGGATACAAGCCCACGACCAACCCCCATGCCCGCCAGCTGGCCCAGGCCGCCAAGGTGATCGCGAAGGCCGAACGCCCCCTGTTGTTGGTCGGCGGTGGGGTGGTGCGCGCCCGGGCCGCCCACGAGTTGGCCGAGTTCGTGAAGGTCACGGGGATCCCGGTGACCACAACCCTTCCGGCGCGGGGGGTCTTCCCGGAGGAGAGCGACCTCAACCTGGGCATGCCCGGCATGCATGGCACAGTCGCCGCCGTGGGAGCCATCCAACGTGCCGATGTGCTCATCGCGATCGGTACGCGGTTCGATGATCGGGTCACCGGCCTGGTCTCGAGCTTCGCGCCCCATGCCACCGTGATCCATGCCGACATCGATCCGGCGGAGATCGGGAAGAACGTTCCGGCGGCCGTGCCGATCGTGGGTGACGCACGCAAGGTGCTCGCGGAGCTCACCTCGCACCTGAAGGAGACCAAGCAGGTCGATCGCTCAACCTGGACCGACTATGTGACCGGGCTGGAACACCGCTACCCGGTGGGGTGGGAGGAGCCGACCACGGGCAAGCTCAGTCCCCAGCACGTGATCAAGCGGATCGGCGAGCACTTCGGGGATGACACCATCTTCGTGACCGGCGTTGGCCAACACCAGATGTGGGCGGCACATTTCCTGCCGTTCGAGAAGCCCGGCAAGTGGCTCTCCTCCGGAGGCGCCGGGACGATGGGTTACTGCGTTCCCGCAGCCATGGGGGCCAAGGTCGGTCGTCCCGACAAGGTCGTGGTCGGTATCGACGGCGATGGGAGCTTCCAGATGACCAACCAGGAGCTCACCACTTGTGCGGTGAACCACATCCCGATCAAGATCGCAATCATCAACAACAACACCCTTGGCATGGTGCGCCAGTGGCAGTCCTTGTTCTACGAGCACCGCTACTCGAATACCGACCTCCACTCCGATCAATTGCCGAACTTCCCCATGCTGGCCGAGGCCATGGGCGCCGTGGGCCTGCGTGCCACGACACCCGACGAGGTCACCGAGGTGCTCAAGAAGGCCTCCGAGGTCAACGATCGCCCGGTGGTGATGGAGTTCGTGTGTGAGAAGGACGCGATGGTGTGGCCGATGGTCGCCGCCGGCGTCAGCAACGACGAGATCAAGATTGCCCGGGACATGGCTCCCGAATGGGACGAGGAGGAGCTGTGA
- a CDS encoding glycosyltransferase 87 family protein, which produces MALSGRSSAAPAGAPASRRWLRGLRAVVWWGAAAGPALAVSLLLTGLHAGPARGTWAPVMPYARAIWFGEHRLVALDSVYRITEAGAPGTFPLSVTGLVLGAPITVGSWFFWQLAFLAAGAMALCWIVRRCWPRAGGPAVAAGAAALALGCAPVRSGMQLGTIDLVLLALMVAGLWPRRPSTPVPGLALGLAAAVGIGPITAALAAVAGGPGTSSAPMRRRGLITLAVVVLLSGCAFLVAPWNGTDFWVMLFGGRLGGWPVIDPSLGARAGGAGWVIGAALLLLALGVAAWAWRHERFSLGVVAVCLALSIGMPGHWALAGLPALLAGLVALSSPRLPWRVATLAWAAWTCLLPIDLVQGKLAWITTMWGWGSAVGAGILVLLMTIECGGMLRMARPRVS; this is translated from the coding sequence GTGGCGCTGTCTGGCCGGTCATCGGCTGCGCCCGCCGGCGCGCCGGCGTCCAGGAGGTGGCTGCGCGGCCTGCGGGCCGTCGTCTGGTGGGGCGCGGCGGCCGGCCCGGCCCTTGCGGTCTCGCTGCTCCTGACGGGTCTCCACGCCGGCCCCGCCCGGGGGACGTGGGCCCCGGTGATGCCGTATGCGCGGGCCATCTGGTTCGGCGAGCACCGCCTGGTGGCACTCGATTCGGTCTACCGGATCACCGAGGCCGGCGCACCGGGGACCTTCCCCCTGTCCGTGACCGGATTGGTGCTCGGTGCCCCGATCACCGTGGGCAGCTGGTTCTTCTGGCAGCTGGCGTTCCTCGCAGCGGGCGCGATGGCCCTGTGCTGGATCGTCCGTCGCTGTTGGCCGCGGGCCGGGGGTCCGGCCGTCGCAGCCGGCGCGGCAGCCCTGGCGCTCGGGTGTGCTCCGGTGCGATCCGGCATGCAGCTGGGCACGATCGACCTGGTCCTGCTGGCGCTGATGGTGGCTGGACTGTGGCCGCGCCGCCCGTCCACCCCGGTCCCCGGCCTGGCGTTGGGGTTGGCAGCGGCCGTCGGCATCGGTCCGATCACGGCGGCGCTTGCGGCCGTCGCGGGAGGACCCGGGACATCATCGGCACCCATGCGGCGCCGGGGGCTGATCACGCTGGCCGTGGTCGTGTTGCTCAGTGGCTGTGCCTTCCTGGTCGCCCCATGGAACGGGACCGACTTCTGGGTGATGCTGTTCGGTGGCCGATTGGGTGGCTGGCCGGTGATCGATCCCAGTCTGGGAGCCCGCGCAGGTGGGGCCGGCTGGGTGATCGGGGCTGCCCTGCTCCTGCTGGCGTTGGGCGTGGCTGCGTGGGCCTGGCGACACGAGAGGTTTTCGCTGGGAGTGGTTGCGGTCTGCCTCGCCCTGAGTATCGGGATGCCGGGCCATTGGGCCCTGGCGGGACTACCGGCCCTGCTGGCGGGGCTCGTCGCCCTGTCGTCCCCACGCCTGCCGTGGCGCGTCGCGACCCTCGCATGGGCGGCCTGGACATGCCTGCTGCCCATTGACCTGGTGCAGGGCAAGCTTGCGTGGATCACCACGATGTGGGGTTGGGGCAGCGCCGTGGGGGCGGGCATCCTGGTGCTCCTCATGACGATCGAATGCGGCGGGATGCTTCGAATGGCGAGACCACGCGTCTCATGA
- a CDS encoding HAD family hydrolase, which produces MTSPLAPTPTGRLRGRPGISLVLCDLDGTLLDPESMVSSRTLSTIDALRRRGVHFGTASGRDLRSLEALFDLWGLTGLVDVAVGMNGADVADLRTGQVERDYLVRPEVFRDIMAVYADLPVNFAVVVDGTYVAAHDDGLLDALAESGRVRTAVDPGLVATLDQPRTKLHVMCHAGDMARVERRAQLTDATRATGVRTADTLFEFQYPGINKAVGMRRAAAMLGLEAGRVMAFGDAENDVEMLHEAAVGVAMGNARPAVRQVADHGTATNADDGVAVFLMDWFGLD; this is translated from the coding sequence GTGACCTCCCCCCTTGCCCCCACCCCGACGGGGCGTCTGCGCGGGCGCCCCGGGATCTCGCTGGTGCTGTGCGACCTTGACGGCACCCTGCTCGATCCCGAATCGATGGTCTCGTCACGCACCCTTTCGACAATTGATGCCCTGCGCCGCCGCGGAGTCCACTTCGGCACGGCCAGCGGACGTGACCTGCGGTCTCTGGAGGCCCTGTTCGACCTGTGGGGCCTGACCGGGCTCGTCGACGTCGCGGTGGGCATGAATGGCGCCGACGTGGCAGACCTGCGCACCGGCCAGGTGGAGCGTGACTACCTGGTGCGCCCCGAGGTCTTCCGCGACATCATGGCGGTCTACGCCGACCTGCCGGTGAACTTCGCGGTGGTCGTCGACGGAACCTATGTGGCGGCGCATGACGATGGATTGCTCGATGCGCTGGCCGAGTCCGGACGCGTACGGACCGCCGTGGATCCCGGGCTCGTCGCCACGCTCGACCAGCCGCGCACCAAGCTGCATGTCATGTGCCACGCAGGGGACATGGCCCGTGTCGAACGCCGGGCGCAGCTCACCGATGCGACGCGCGCCACGGGGGTCAGGACCGCCGACACCTTGTTCGAGTTCCAGTATCCCGGGATCAACAAGGCCGTCGGCATGCGCCGGGCCGCAGCGATGCTGGGCCTGGAGGCAGGTCGAGTCATGGCTTTCGGGGACGCCGAGAATGACGTCGAGATGCTCCACGAGGCCGCCGTGGGAGTCGCCATGGGCAATGCCCGCCCGGCCGTCCGACAGGTGGCGGACCACGGCACCGCCACCAATGCCGACGATGGGGTCGCGGTCTTCCTGATGGACTGGTTCGGCCTGGACTAG